Proteins encoded by one window of Enterobacter pseudoroggenkampii:
- the hpxD gene encoding molybdenum cofactor-independent xanthine hydroxylase subunit HpxD gives MMKREPTPPAHCTFEPEDWLRLAKCWHPVARACDVGPAPVKATLLDEQLVIYRINDQVVVARDVCPHRGVPLTLGFHDEHGIICPYHGLRFGEDGRCNRIPSSPDQPVPAKLNLINYAVEERFGLIWTCLAFDPDNPAPLPAMPHWDDAGFQQINCPAFEVNGFAGRQVEGFLDVAHFAWIHTDTFADPNNPLVPHYQPQETPFGFVADYWSSVSNYPASSPVQAPEGFQWLRHFEMHLPFTATLTIHFPGESRLVIMNAASPVSSRVTRMFAPIARNFDLHIPVEDVHAFNLRIFEEDRLMVETQRPESLPLDLTLEAHIPADKSSIAYRRGLKKMGFGEFFLV, from the coding sequence ATGATGAAAAGAGAACCGACTCCACCCGCCCACTGCACGTTTGAGCCAGAGGACTGGCTGCGTCTGGCGAAATGCTGGCATCCGGTCGCGCGCGCCTGCGACGTCGGCCCGGCGCCGGTCAAAGCGACGCTACTGGATGAACAGCTGGTGATTTACCGGATTAACGACCAGGTCGTGGTCGCCCGTGACGTCTGTCCGCACCGCGGCGTGCCGCTGACGCTCGGCTTTCACGACGAGCACGGGATTATCTGCCCCTATCACGGCTTACGCTTTGGAGAGGACGGGCGCTGCAACCGTATTCCCTCCAGCCCCGACCAGCCCGTTCCGGCAAAGCTGAACCTGATTAACTACGCCGTGGAGGAGCGCTTCGGCCTGATCTGGACCTGCCTGGCCTTTGATCCGGATAACCCTGCGCCGCTGCCCGCCATGCCGCACTGGGATGACGCCGGATTTCAGCAGATTAACTGCCCGGCGTTTGAGGTCAACGGCTTTGCCGGACGTCAGGTAGAGGGGTTTCTGGACGTGGCGCACTTTGCCTGGATCCACACCGATACCTTTGCGGACCCCAATAACCCGCTGGTGCCCCACTATCAGCCGCAGGAGACGCCGTTTGGCTTCGTGGCGGATTACTGGAGCTCCGTGAGCAACTATCCCGCCAGTTCCCCCGTGCAGGCTCCGGAAGGGTTCCAGTGGTTGCGCCATTTTGAGATGCACCTGCCGTTCACCGCCACCCTGACGATTCATTTTCCGGGTGAATCGAGACTGGTCATTATGAACGCCGCGTCGCCCGTGTCGTCGCGCGTGACCCGCATGTTCGCCCCTATCGCCCGCAATTTTGACCTGCATATTCCGGTGGAGGACGTGCATGCCTTCAATCTGCGGATTTTTGAAGAGGACCGTCTGATGGTGGAAACCCAGCGCCCGGAAAGCCTGCCGCTGGACCTGACCCTGGAAGCGCATATCCCCGCAGATAAAAGCTCGATTGCCTACCGTCGGGGACTGAAGAAGATGGGCTTTGGCGAGTTTTTCCTGGTATGA
- a CDS encoding glycoside hydrolase family 88 protein → MTKSVITEALRPIELHQVDRLALSQKLEAALARVTRKLDKNIVAFGDKFPGEACEKGVWPRTDNVEWTTSFWPGQLWLAWEMTGKAHYREAAERYLPSFARRIEQRIDTATHDLGFLYSLSCISAWRLTGNEAARQSALLAADRLMERFNPTANIIQAWGDLNDPEQQGRMIIDCNMNLPLLYWASEQTGDPRYAQAATAHAGQAAAYIVREDASTYHTYYMDVQTGEPRFGNTHQGYSDTSCWSRGQAWGIYGFLLSYQHTGDKQMVELSRSLAHYFLNRLPEDDVCHWDLALLGTDAVRDSSAAAIAACGLLELVKALPTLDANRAYYEEMALRIALSLTDNYLAHDDDPTEGLLQHSVYHMGSGKGVDQCCSWGDYFYLELLARLRQIWHPYW, encoded by the coding sequence ATGACCAAATCTGTTATCACCGAAGCGCTGCGGCCAATCGAACTGCATCAGGTCGATCGCCTGGCACTGAGCCAGAAGCTGGAGGCGGCGTTAGCCCGCGTCACGCGCAAGCTCGACAAAAATATTGTCGCCTTCGGCGATAAGTTCCCCGGTGAGGCCTGTGAGAAGGGGGTCTGGCCGCGCACCGATAACGTGGAATGGACCACCAGCTTTTGGCCTGGCCAGCTGTGGCTGGCGTGGGAGATGACCGGCAAAGCGCATTATCGCGAAGCCGCAGAGCGCTATTTACCGTCGTTCGCCCGGCGTATTGAGCAGCGCATCGACACCGCAACGCACGATCTCGGGTTCCTCTATTCGCTCTCCTGCATCAGCGCCTGGCGCCTCACCGGCAACGAAGCCGCTCGTCAGTCGGCGCTGCTGGCTGCCGATCGCCTGATGGAGCGCTTTAATCCGACGGCCAACATTATTCAGGCGTGGGGTGATTTAAACGACCCGGAGCAGCAGGGAAGAATGATCATCGACTGCAATATGAACCTGCCGCTGCTGTACTGGGCCAGCGAACAGACTGGGGATCCGCGCTATGCGCAGGCGGCGACGGCGCACGCAGGACAGGCCGCGGCCTATATCGTGCGTGAAGATGCCTCGACGTATCACACCTACTATATGGATGTGCAGACGGGCGAGCCGCGCTTTGGCAACACCCATCAGGGCTACAGCGATACCTCGTGCTGGTCGCGCGGCCAGGCATGGGGCATTTACGGTTTTCTGCTCAGCTATCAGCACACCGGCGATAAGCAGATGGTTGAGCTGTCGCGCAGCCTGGCGCATTACTTCCTCAACCGTCTGCCGGAAGATGATGTTTGCCACTGGGATCTGGCGCTGCTCGGTACCGACGCCGTGCGCGACAGTTCAGCGGCGGCGATTGCCGCCTGTGGCCTGCTGGAGCTGGTTAAGGCGCTGCCGACGCTCGACGCAAACCGTGCATATTATGAAGAGATGGCGCTGCGTATCGCGCTGTCGCTGACCGATAACTACCTTGCTCATGACGACGATCCGACTGAAGGGCTACTGCAGCACTCGGTTTATCATATGGGCAGCGGTAAGGGGGTCGATCAGTGCTGTAGCTGGGGGGACTATTTCTATCTTGAGCTGCTGGCGCGGCTGCGACAGATTTGGCACCCGTACTGGTAA
- the uraD gene encoding 2-oxo-4-hydroxy-4-carboxy-5-ureidoimidazoline decarboxylase, translating to MIALHEFNQLPEKDALTLLQPCVAIPGWADALVDGRPYSSREALFIAAQALTQRWDEAALTQALSAHPRIGEKPAGAQAEAALSRQEQGAVNDRDAALAQALREGNARYEARFGRVFLIRAKGRSGEEILRALHARLENSDAQEIRAALEQLREITLLRLEGVISE from the coding sequence ATGATCGCACTGCACGAATTCAATCAGCTTCCTGAGAAAGACGCTCTTACGCTGCTTCAGCCCTGCGTGGCGATACCCGGCTGGGCCGACGCGTTGGTTGACGGGCGGCCTTATTCGAGCCGGGAAGCCTTGTTCATTGCGGCGCAGGCACTGACGCAACGCTGGGACGAAGCGGCATTAACGCAAGCATTGAGCGCCCATCCGCGCATCGGGGAAAAGCCCGCGGGCGCGCAGGCGGAGGCGGCGCTGTCGCGCCAGGAGCAGGGGGCGGTGAACGATCGCGATGCCGCCCTTGCGCAGGCGCTGCGTGAAGGCAATGCCCGCTACGAGGCCCGCTTTGGGCGCGTCTTTCTGATCCGCGCGAAGGGCCGCAGCGGCGAGGAGATATTACGGGCCCTGCACGCGCGGCTGGAGAACAGCGACGCGCAGGAAATCCGTGCCGCGCTGGAACAGCTGCGGGAAATTACGCTGCTACGGCTGGAAGGAGTCATTAGCGAATGA
- a CDS encoding NCS1 family nucleobase:cation symporter-1 codes for MPNSQNAQQGTAADSGAVYSPRLCNEDLAPTRDQNWSWYNIFSFWMSDVHSMGGYVVAASFFTLGLASWQVLLCLLVGICIVQLCANLVAKPSQMAGVPYAVISRQAFGVFGANIPAVIRGLIAFAWYGIQTYLAANALMLVALKFWPSLSSLTTGAFLGLSHLGWICFAIMWVLQAMVFWHGMSAIKRFIDIAGPAVYVVMLALAGWIVYKTGFDGISFTLASKSLSAGEQTWQMITATALVVSYFSGPLLNFGDFSRYGKSMGEIRRGNRWGLPFNFLLFSIVTVVIVSGTQSLFGRMITDPIETVSRVGNDLAVAIGLLTMITATIGINIVANFVSPAFDFSNCSPQKISFRTGGMIAAVGSILLTPWNLFNSPELIHYTLDVLGAFIGPLFGILIADFYLIKRGKVSVDDLFDDTPKGKYWYRNGFNPKAIGALIPSVAVGLIISFIPALHEVANFSWFIGVFLGGVTYRWLAREERETAGATSFGSRVATQKE; via the coding sequence ATGCCAAACAGTCAAAACGCGCAGCAGGGTACGGCCGCTGATTCCGGTGCGGTTTACAGCCCACGTCTTTGCAATGAGGATCTGGCACCGACGCGTGACCAGAACTGGAGCTGGTACAACATCTTTTCGTTCTGGATGTCGGACGTTCACAGCATGGGGGGTTATGTTGTCGCCGCGAGCTTCTTTACGCTCGGGCTGGCAAGCTGGCAGGTGCTGCTCTGCCTGCTGGTGGGGATTTGCATCGTGCAGCTGTGCGCCAACCTGGTGGCCAAACCGAGCCAGATGGCAGGCGTGCCCTACGCGGTGATCAGCCGTCAGGCGTTTGGCGTCTTCGGGGCCAATATTCCAGCGGTGATCCGCGGGCTTATCGCCTTTGCGTGGTACGGCATTCAGACCTATCTCGCCGCCAACGCGCTGATGCTGGTGGCGCTGAAGTTCTGGCCGTCGCTCTCTTCGCTCACCACCGGCGCGTTCCTGGGCCTGTCGCATCTGGGCTGGATCTGCTTTGCCATTATGTGGGTCCTGCAGGCGATGGTCTTCTGGCACGGCATGAGCGCCATCAAGCGCTTTATTGATATCGCCGGTCCGGCGGTCTATGTGGTGATGCTGGCCCTCGCCGGCTGGATTGTATACAAGACCGGCTTTGACGGGATCTCCTTCACCCTCGCCAGCAAATCCCTGAGCGCGGGCGAGCAGACCTGGCAGATGATCACCGCCACGGCGCTGGTGGTCTCCTACTTCTCCGGCCCGCTGCTCAACTTTGGCGATTTCTCCCGCTACGGCAAAAGCATGGGCGAGATCCGCCGCGGCAACCGCTGGGGGCTGCCGTTTAACTTCCTGCTGTTCTCCATCGTCACCGTGGTGATTGTGTCCGGCACCCAGTCGCTGTTTGGCCGCATGATCACCGATCCGATCGAGACCGTCAGCCGCGTAGGCAACGATCTGGCCGTGGCGATTGGCCTGCTGACGATGATCACCGCCACCATCGGGATCAACATCGTGGCGAACTTCGTCTCCCCGGCGTTTGATTTCTCTAACTGCTCGCCGCAAAAAATCAGCTTCCGCACCGGGGGCATGATCGCCGCCGTCGGCTCGATCCTGCTCACCCCGTGGAACCTGTTCAACTCGCCGGAGCTTATCCACTACACCCTGGACGTGCTCGGGGCGTTTATCGGCCCGCTGTTCGGCATTCTGATTGCCGACTTCTACCTGATTAAACGCGGCAAGGTGTCGGTCGACGATCTGTTCGACGACACGCCAAAGGGCAAATACTGGTACCGCAACGGCTTTAACCCGAAAGCCATTGGCGCGCTGATCCCGTCCGTTGCCGTGGGCCTGATCATCAGCTTTATCCCGGCCCTGCATGAGGTGGCGAACTTCAGCTGGTTTATCGGCGTCTTCCTGGGCGGCGTCACCTACCGCTGGCTGGCGCGGGAAGAGCGCGAAACGGCAGGCGCGACGTCGTTCGGTTCCCGCGTGGCGACGCAAAAAGAGTAA
- a CDS encoding PDR/VanB family oxidoreductase encodes MLSVIVDGLWREGDKSLAVRLVAEDGEALPPWQPGAHIDVHLPCGVVRQYSLTGACEEEGYLICVGRETASRGGSRYVHETLRPGQKLLISAPRNLFPLVQAERVLLLAAGIGITPLYAMALQLKAAGMSFSLHYYVRKRESAAFARELSQCGECIIHTISPRTALAEHLPMPEAGLRAWVCGPAGFMEKVREVATAKGWDDAHLHSEAFQPASPATGDVAGEIFTVKLASTGERWPVPADKTIAQVLQENGVAVPLSCEMGICGACLTPVIDGVVDHRDSVQSEAEKSATDQQVALCCSRSHSGELVIGL; translated from the coding sequence ATGCTGAGCGTAATTGTTGACGGGCTGTGGCGTGAGGGCGACAAAAGCCTCGCCGTCAGGCTGGTGGCTGAAGACGGCGAAGCGCTGCCGCCGTGGCAGCCCGGCGCGCACATTGATGTCCACCTGCCCTGCGGCGTGGTGCGCCAGTATTCCCTGACCGGGGCCTGTGAGGAAGAGGGCTATCTGATCTGCGTGGGGCGGGAAACCGCCTCGCGCGGCGGATCGCGCTACGTTCACGAGACGCTGCGTCCGGGGCAGAAGCTGCTAATTTCAGCCCCACGCAATCTGTTTCCGCTGGTTCAGGCAGAACGGGTTTTATTGCTGGCGGCGGGGATTGGCATTACGCCGCTGTATGCGATGGCCCTGCAGCTGAAGGCCGCCGGCATGTCGTTTTCGCTGCACTATTACGTCAGGAAGCGCGAAAGCGCGGCGTTTGCGCGCGAACTTTCGCAGTGCGGTGAGTGCATCATTCATACTATCAGCCCGCGCACAGCGCTGGCAGAGCATCTCCCCATGCCTGAAGCGGGTTTGCGAGCCTGGGTCTGCGGACCTGCGGGGTTCATGGAAAAAGTGCGTGAGGTCGCCACGGCGAAGGGATGGGATGACGCCCATCTTCACAGCGAGGCGTTTCAGCCCGCGTCCCCTGCCACAGGCGACGTCGCGGGCGAGATCTTTACGGTCAAGCTGGCCTCCACCGGGGAGCGCTGGCCGGTGCCTGCGGACAAAACCATCGCCCAGGTGCTGCAGGAAAATGGCGTGGCGGTCCCGCTTTCCTGCGAAATGGGGATCTGCGGCGCCTGCCTGACGCCGGTGATTGACGGCGTAGTGGATCACCGGGATAGCGTGCAGTCGGAGGCGGAAAAAAGCGCAACGGACCAGCAGGTGGCGCTGTGCTGTTCGCGGAGCCATTCCGGGGAGCTGGTGATTGGGCTGTAA
- the uraH gene encoding hydroxyisourate hydrolase codes for MSTLSTHILDISTGKPAEGVTVHLQQGGKTLATGGTNAQGRIAAFVPSLPAGRYQLVAEIGAWFRETGRDTLYPCAQIDFVTGETADEHFHLPFVIAPGGWSTYRGS; via the coding sequence ATGAGCACACTCAGCACCCATATTCTTGATATTTCGACGGGCAAACCCGCAGAGGGCGTAACGGTTCATCTGCAACAGGGCGGGAAGACGCTGGCCACGGGGGGGACCAACGCCCAGGGGCGCATCGCCGCGTTCGTTCCCTCTCTGCCCGCGGGCCGTTACCAACTGGTGGCGGAGATCGGCGCGTGGTTTCGCGAAACCGGTCGCGACACGCTCTACCCCTGTGCGCAAATTGATTTTGTGACGGGAGAAACGGCAGACGAGCATTTCCATCTGCCGTTTGTGATTGCGCCCGGCGGGTGGTCAACCTACCGGGGCAGTTGA
- a CDS encoding GntR family transcriptional regulator, with protein sequence MNNINALQTAPDLHDKDESIFQALMTAIVEHQLLPGSKLPEEALAEVFGVSRTGIRKVLQRLAAVQMVTLTPKRGAHVASPTVEEARHIFRTRALLEVANLPDVLAHCQPPHLAALEAIIRQEQQAHEAYDGPAAIRHSANFHIQLQAISGNQVITEMVTGLSQRSSLVIATWGAPWRQGCRCNDHEQLVDLLRQKALEPLSDALMHHFEHIVASLCFERAGECLPDFARLFAGHKES encoded by the coding sequence ATGAACAACATAAACGCCCTGCAGACCGCGCCAGACCTGCATGACAAAGACGAATCCATCTTTCAGGCGCTGATGACCGCGATTGTCGAACACCAGCTGCTGCCGGGGAGCAAACTGCCGGAAGAGGCGCTGGCCGAGGTCTTTGGCGTGAGCCGCACGGGCATCCGCAAGGTGCTTCAACGACTCGCCGCTGTGCAAATGGTCACCCTGACGCCCAAGCGTGGTGCACACGTCGCCAGCCCGACGGTGGAAGAGGCGAGGCACATCTTCCGCACCCGCGCCCTGCTGGAGGTCGCCAACCTGCCGGACGTGCTGGCGCACTGCCAGCCGCCGCATCTTGCCGCGCTGGAGGCCATTATTCGCCAGGAGCAGCAGGCGCACGAGGCCTATGACGGCCCGGCGGCGATTCGCCACTCCGCCAATTTCCACATTCAGCTGCAGGCCATCTCCGGCAACCAGGTGATCACTGAGATGGTGACCGGCCTGAGCCAGCGCTCGTCGCTGGTGATTGCCACCTGGGGAGCGCCGTGGCGTCAGGGCTGCCGCTGCAACGATCATGAGCAACTGGTGGATCTGCTGCGCCAGAAGGCGCTTGAGCCGCTCAGCGATGCCTTAATGCACCATTTTGAACATATCGTCGCCAGCCTCTGCTTCGAGCGGGCGGGCGAGTGCCTGCCTGATTTTGCCCGGCTGTTTGCCGGCCACAAGGAGTCGTAA
- the guaD gene encoding guanine deaminase, with amino-acid sequence MEYQTAIRGAFFDIARVCDSADAIAEHARYLEDGLLFIQNGKIMAQMPWQEGEQYLDPHIGYTDLRGRLLLPGFVDTHVHYPQTEMIGAFGEQLLEWLTTYTFPVESQFSDEAYAKEIAEFFIQQLVSNGTTTALVFCTLHPESVEALFTEALRLNMRLIAGKVMMDRHTPDYLSEDAKQSYRQTRALIQRWHHRGRLGYAITPRFAPTSSPELLAAVSLLREEFPDTWLQTHLSENPNEVAWVSDLWPEHERYLDVYHHYGLTGERSVFAHAIHLHHSEWQCLHDTGSAVAFCPTSNLFLGSGLFRLPACWQHRVRMGIGTDVGAGTTFSMLRTLGEAYKVGQLQSYRLRASEAFYHATLGGAHALRLDDKIGNFTPGKEADFVVIDPDVTPLQRLRNRRCQDIYEQLFVLMTLGDERNISETWVNGERVWSTAPVG; translated from the coding sequence ATGGAATACCAGACTGCGATCCGCGGTGCATTTTTTGATATTGCCCGGGTCTGCGACAGCGCAGACGCCATTGCCGAGCACGCGCGCTACCTTGAGGACGGACTGCTGTTTATCCAGAATGGAAAAATTATGGCACAGATGCCATGGCAGGAGGGCGAGCAGTATCTTGACCCGCACATAGGCTATACCGACCTGCGCGGCAGGCTGCTGCTGCCCGGTTTTGTTGACACCCACGTCCACTATCCGCAAACGGAGATGATCGGCGCCTTTGGCGAACAGCTGCTGGAGTGGCTGACCACCTACACCTTCCCGGTGGAGAGCCAGTTTTCCGATGAAGCCTACGCGAAAGAGATCGCCGAATTTTTCATACAGCAGCTGGTGAGCAACGGCACCACCACCGCACTGGTGTTTTGCACGCTGCATCCGGAATCGGTCGAGGCGCTGTTTACCGAGGCCCTGCGCCTGAACATGCGCCTTATCGCCGGAAAGGTGATGATGGACAGACACACGCCGGACTACCTGAGCGAAGACGCGAAGCAGAGCTACCGACAGACGCGGGCGCTGATCCAGCGCTGGCATCACCGTGGACGCCTGGGCTATGCGATTACGCCGCGCTTTGCGCCGACCTCATCCCCCGAGCTGCTTGCGGCGGTCAGCCTGCTCAGAGAGGAGTTTCCGGATACCTGGCTGCAGACCCACCTGAGCGAGAACCCCAACGAAGTGGCCTGGGTAAGCGACCTCTGGCCGGAGCACGAGCGCTATCTGGACGTGTATCACCACTACGGCCTGACCGGCGAGCGCAGCGTGTTTGCCCACGCGATTCACCTTCACCACAGCGAGTGGCAGTGCCTGCATGACACCGGTTCGGCGGTGGCGTTTTGCCCCACCTCGAACCTGTTTCTCGGCAGCGGGCTGTTCCGCCTGCCCGCCTGCTGGCAGCACAGGGTGCGGATGGGCATCGGCACCGACGTCGGGGCGGGCACGACCTTCAGCATGCTGCGCACCCTGGGGGAAGCCTACAAGGTGGGCCAGCTTCAGAGCTACCGCCTGCGCGCCAGCGAGGCGTTTTATCACGCCACGCTGGGCGGCGCGCACGCCCTCCGGCTGGACGATAAGATTGGCAACTTCACGCCCGGCAAAGAGGCGGATTTCGTGGTTATCGATCCTGACGTAACGCCGCTGCAGCGCCTGCGCAATCGCCGCTGTCAGGATATCTACGAGCAGCTTTTCGTGCTGATGACCCTGGGCGACGAGCGCAACATCAGCGAGACCTGGGTCAACGGCGAGCGGGTATGGTCAACTGCCCCGGTAGGTTGA
- a CDS encoding oligosaccharide MFS transporter produces the protein MSTSSSVRAAQYKMSTFIFLYFFTWSSSFGLYALWLSQKVGLDSVTIGSVFAINGVFAVVLKPVYGYIMDKIGMSKWLLYFVCAISALMAPFFALVYQPLLQSHAMAGIIIGALYLSLGWYAGVAASESYADRFSRLYGLEFGRIRMWGSLGWAMAASVSGLLFNVTPLANFLLSSGTSVLMLLVLISLKIGDEQLRNNSVISANKIVFADVLMLLKNRKFWMFSLYVAGVAWMMFIAEQQFPRYFVSFFATKEQGNAWYGYLSTVQSGMEFVMMMFIPWLVNHYGAKRGLLFCGCVVGARLIASGLTSDPIVISIIKPFYGVEIALLLISVFKYIAEHFHRRVNATMYLLGYQAMIYVGSIVVAPPAGYLYDRIGFEHTYLLMGCCALVFTLISAFTLSRCQSTRDDSRSFAPALDTAPVEPAKH, from the coding sequence ATGAGCACATCATCGTCCGTACGCGCCGCACAGTACAAAATGAGTACCTTTATTTTTCTTTACTTCTTCACCTGGTCATCCAGCTTTGGCCTGTACGCCCTATGGCTGAGCCAGAAAGTGGGCCTCGATAGCGTCACCATCGGCAGCGTGTTCGCCATCAACGGTGTCTTCGCGGTGGTTCTGAAACCAGTGTACGGCTACATCATGGACAAAATAGGTATGAGCAAATGGCTGCTCTATTTTGTCTGCGCCATTTCCGCGCTGATGGCGCCGTTCTTCGCGCTGGTGTACCAGCCGCTGCTGCAAAGCCATGCGATGGCGGGGATTATCATCGGCGCGCTGTATCTGAGCCTGGGCTGGTACGCCGGCGTGGCGGCGTCTGAATCTTACGCCGACCGCTTTAGCCGCCTGTACGGGCTGGAGTTTGGCCGCATCAGAATGTGGGGTTCACTGGGCTGGGCGATGGCGGCGTCGGTCTCCGGGCTGTTGTTTAACGTCACCCCGCTGGCCAACTTTCTGCTTAGCAGCGGGACCTCGGTACTGATGCTGCTGGTGCTGATTAGCCTCAAAATCGGCGACGAGCAGCTGCGCAATAACAGCGTTATTTCCGCAAATAAGATCGTCTTCGCCGACGTGCTGATGCTCCTGAAAAACCGCAAATTCTGGATGTTCAGCCTCTACGTCGCCGGGGTGGCGTGGATGATGTTTATCGCCGAACAGCAGTTCCCGCGCTACTTCGTGTCGTTCTTCGCCACCAAAGAGCAGGGGAATGCCTGGTACGGCTACCTGAGTACCGTCCAGTCGGGGATGGAATTCGTGATGATGATGTTTATCCCGTGGCTGGTGAATCACTACGGCGCCAAGCGCGGCCTGCTGTTCTGCGGCTGTGTGGTCGGAGCGCGGCTGATCGCCTCCGGGCTGACCAGCGACCCGATTGTTATCTCCATCATCAAACCGTTTTATGGCGTCGAGATCGCGCTGCTGCTCATCTCGGTCTTCAAATACATCGCGGAGCATTTCCATCGTCGGGTTAACGCCACGATGTACCTGCTGGGCTACCAGGCGATGATTTACGTGGGTTCGATTGTGGTCGCCCCACCTGCCGGCTATCTGTACGACAGGATTGGCTTTGAGCATACCTATCTGCTGATGGGCTGCTGCGCCCTGGTATTTACGCTGATTTCCGCCTTTACGCTGTCGCGCTGCCAGTCGACGCGCGATGACTCACGATCCTTTGCTCCGGCTTTAGATACCGCCCCGGTTGAACCGGCCAAACATTAA
- the hpxO gene encoding FAD-dependent urate hydroxylase HpxO translates to MRAIVIGAGIGGLSAAVALKKAGIDCTVFEAVKEIRPVGAAISIWPNGVKCMQHLGMGEIIETYGGPMRFMAYKDYRRGDTLTRFSLAPLVERTGGRPCPVSRAELQREMLDFWGRDKVQFGKRVERVNEDDSGVSVTFTDGTTTSGDFLIAADGSHSAVRPYVLGYTPERRYAGYVNWNGLVKIDEEIAPAHQWTTFVGEGKRVSLMPVSGGRFYFFFDVPLPAGLAEDRTTLRADLTGYFRGWAPPVQTLIAALDPDTTNRIEIHDIEPFDSLVRGNVALLGDAAHSTTPDIGQGGCAAMEDAVVLGECLRENHSITLALRQYEALRCDRVRDLVLKARKRCDVTHGKDMALTQAWYQELREETGERIINGLCETIQGGPLG, encoded by the coding sequence ATGAGAGCAATCGTTATTGGTGCGGGTATTGGCGGCCTGAGCGCCGCCGTCGCGCTGAAAAAAGCGGGCATCGACTGTACCGTATTTGAAGCCGTAAAGGAGATCAGGCCCGTCGGGGCGGCCATCTCCATCTGGCCTAACGGCGTGAAATGCATGCAGCACCTCGGCATGGGCGAGATCATCGAGACCTACGGCGGACCGATGCGTTTTATGGCCTATAAGGATTACCGGCGCGGCGATACCCTGACCCGCTTTAGCCTTGCTCCGCTGGTTGAGCGTACCGGCGGGCGTCCCTGCCCCGTCTCGCGCGCTGAGCTTCAGCGGGAAATGCTGGACTTCTGGGGGCGCGACAAAGTGCAGTTCGGCAAGCGCGTCGAACGCGTAAATGAAGACGACTCGGGCGTGAGCGTGACCTTCACCGACGGCACCACGACATCCGGCGATTTCCTGATTGCCGCCGACGGCAGCCACTCGGCGGTTCGCCCGTACGTGCTGGGGTATACCCCCGAGCGCCGCTACGCGGGCTACGTGAACTGGAACGGGCTGGTGAAGATTGACGAAGAGATCGCCCCGGCGCACCAGTGGACCACCTTCGTTGGCGAAGGCAAGCGCGTGTCGCTGATGCCCGTCTCCGGCGGACGCTTCTACTTCTTTTTTGACGTGCCGCTCCCTGCGGGCCTGGCGGAGGATCGCACCACCCTGCGCGCCGATCTCACGGGCTACTTCCGCGGCTGGGCGCCGCCTGTGCAGACGCTTATCGCGGCGCTGGATCCTGACACCACCAATCGCATTGAGATCCACGACATTGAGCCGTTCGACAGCCTGGTGCGCGGCAACGTCGCGCTGCTCGGCGATGCCGCTCACAGCACCACGCCGGATATCGGCCAGGGCGGCTGTGCGGCCATGGAAGATGCGGTAGTGCTGGGGGAATGCCTGCGTGAAAACCACAGCATCACGCTGGCGCTGCGGCAGTACGAGGCGCTGCGCTGCGACCGGGTGCGCGACCTGGTGCTGAAGGCGCGTAAGCGCTGCGACGTCACCCACGGCAAAGACATGGCGTTGACGCAGGCCTGGTATCAGGAGCTTCGAGAGGAGACCGGAGAGCGCATCATCAACGGTCTGTGCGAGACCATTCAGGGCGGCCCGTTAGGCTGA